The genomic window GTCGGTGTTTTCCGGGACCTGGAAATACCCCTGCTGCAGCTGCAGCACCCCGCCGATGCCGACGACCGGCAGCGCCTCGATGTCCGCGCTCGTGAGCGTCGTGTGCGATCCCGTGACGCCCGGCTCCACCAGCGGCGCGAACGCCGCCGTGACGGGGATCTCCTCGAGGATCTGCGCCGTCGCGGTGAGCTGGAAGTCCACCGTGCGGGTGACGTCGATGACCACCTGCACGTTCGACCGCCCCACCGTCTGGAAACCGATCCGCCGGGCGATCAGCGTGACCTCGCCCACCGGCAAGTTCAGGATGAAGTACCGCCCGTTCTCATCCGTCAGCGACCCGATCCCCGTCCCGCGAATGAGGATCTGCACCCCGTCCACCGGCTGGCCGGACTGAGCATCAGTCACTACGCCCGTGAGCTTGCCCGTCTGCGCCCGCGCCAGTGTCGGCACCAGCACGAACGCGGCAAGCAACAGGGCGCGCGTCAACCAGCGCGTCCACGCCTGTTGCACCGTGATGCCTCCTTCAATTGTGATATGATTGCTACGACGTCCTGACCAAATATCGAGCAAACGGTGCCCCTCCTTTTCACTCCAGACGGACGGTCAACCTTGAACGAACTCGGGCCGCCTCAAGGCGAGCCCATTCACCGCAATGCACCGCGCCGCTGTAGCGCAGATCGGCGTGCGTCGCTACTGTTGTCTTTGTCGTGCTTCCGGCTGGCAGATCGGGGTCAACCTCGCAGCGCTCCCGACCAATGATAGCTATTGTACGTGTCGCACCTGTTGGGCGCAAGAGGACGCCGCCTCCCCGCCCTAACCCTTGGCGGATGGCCGTTTTGCTGGCCCCTGCCCTGATCTTTGCTCGCCCGGCCCCCCCCGCGAAGGCGCAGATCCCGAGCCCCGCGGCGTCCACTTTTTTGGTCACCGCGGCAGAGTTGTCCTCAAGAGGGGACACCGCCCAAGCCATCGCGGCGCTCACTCGCGCCATGCGCCGGTTCCCCGGCCTCGCGGAGGCGCATTACCTTCGCGGCCTGCTGCTCGCCAGGACGGCGGGCTCCGGTATTGCGGACCTCATGCGACGTCGCGACGCCCAGCGGTCGCTGGAGCGCGCGCTCGACCTCGACCCCAACAACCCGCGGTACCTGCTCGAGCTCGGGCGGCTCAAGCTCAAGATGCCGTTCCTGCGCCTCGAGGCGACGCGATTCTTCCGTCGCGCGGAGCGCGCGGCGCGCGCCCGCGGCGACTCGAGCGCGCAGGCCGACATCGAGTCCGAGCTGGGCGACCTCTTCCTGCGCCGGGCCGACAACGCGCAACACCGCCGCCTGCTCAACGGCAACCTGACCTTCGACCCCGAGCTCGCGCTCGAAGAGTGGCAGTACGCGGGCAACTTCATCACCCGGCAGAGCACCGTCGTCGAGCAGCCGGCCGAAGCGGACCTGCGCGGGGCGGAGGGGTTCTACCGGGCCGCGCTCGCGGCTCGCCCCGGCCACGAGGGCGCCGCCAGCGGGCTGCTCGCGATCCTTCACGACGCCTCCCGCTTCGAGGAGTACCTGAGCGCCGCGCGCGCCTTCGAGCGCAGCGCGCCTTCGAGCGCCCGGGCCCAGCTCGCCCTCGGCCTGGGCCTGGTGCGCCTGGAGCGCGACGCCGAGGCCGCGCCGGCGTTCGACTCGGCGCTGGCGCTGATGACTCCGACCGATCGCGACGCCGTCCTCGACCTGTCCACGATCCTTCGCCGCGCGGACGCCGAGGTGTACCGGCGCCTGAGCGATGCGGACCGACGCGAGGCCGAGCGCGTCTACTGGTCGGCCTCCGACCCGCTGCGCCTGACCCCCGTGAACGAGCACCGCGTCGAGCACCTGGCCAGGGTGGCCTACGCGGACCTGCGGTACACGGCGCCGGAGCTGCACCTCAGGGGCTGGCAGACGGATCGCGGCGTCATCTACATCCGCTACGGCCCCCCGCCCGTGATCGCGACTTTCGCGGCCAACACCGAGGGCGCGCGCCCCGACCAGATCGGGCAGGTCACCACGGTCTGGTGGTATCCGGAGCGCCGGCTGCGCTTCGTGTTCTACGGGGCGCCCGGCTACAACGTCGCGCGCTTCGCCGGCGATTTCCTAGCCTTCGCGGAGGACGCCCGCTATCGGGCACCGGTCCGCTTCGACAACGTTCCCGTCGCCGAGGCCCTGGACAGCATCCCGGTGCAGGTCGCCCGCTTCCGCGACTCCGTGGGCATGGCGAGCGTGATCTTCTTCGCGGGCGTCCCGGTGGCCCGGATGCTGAACGGGATCGACCTGGCGCGCAGCACGCTCGAGACGGGGCTGTTCCTTGCCGACGGCCTGGAGAGACCCCTGCTCGAGCGGCGCCAACAGGAGCCGGTGACGTTGAGCGCAGATCGGCAGTTCGAGGCGCGCACCTTCGAGCTGCGGCTCGGTCCGGGCGAGTACCGCTGGCGGGTCGAGGCCCGCGAGCCGAGCAGCCGCAGGGCCGCCCGGGGCGCGGCCGCGCTCGAGATCTCCGCGCCGCCCGCGAACGGGCTGGACCTCAGCGATGTGGTGCTCGCTAACCGCGTCGCCCCCCGCGACGAGGCGGCCCGGAACCGGCGGGACTTCTTCATCGATCCCAACCCGGCGCGGGAGTACGCCCCGGGGCAGGCGGTCCACCTCTACTGGGAGGTGTACGGTCTGCGTCCCGACAGCGCCGGCTCGGCCGCATTCACCGTATCGGTGACGGTGCGACTCCAGTCGATCGAGCGGCACGGCCTGGCGGCGCGTATCCTTGGAGGCGCCATGGACGCCGCCGGTCTCACGGCGGCGGGCGATGACCAGGTCGTCTTGAGCTACCACCGCGAGGTGGACCTGCACGGGCGCGACCGGGCCCCGGAGTACCTGGCCATCGGTCTCGACGACAACCCGGAAGGCGGGTACAGCGTGGAGATCAGCGTGCAGGACCGGCATACCTCGCAACGCGTCGTGCGGAGCAGAGGGTTCACGGTCCGCGTCGGGGCGGCTCGGTGAGGCGCTACGTGCTCGTGGCGCTGGCGCTGACCGTCCTCGGCGCCGGCCCGGGCGAGGCGCAGCGGCGGGAGCGCGGGCGGTTGCCCCGCAAATGGCTTCTCGCCGGGGTGGGGGCGGTGATCGGCGAGGCGGCGGCCCTGCTGTACACGCACACGAGTCCCGGCTTCAACGCCCAGTGCTCGAGCAACACGTGCGTCTCCATTCTCTCGGCCGCGGTCGGGTTCGGCGCCGGGTTCCTCATCGGATCGGAGGTGGACCAGCTGTACAACCTCCGCTACCGCCACGCTCCGCCACTCACGCTTCGCGGCCAGGCCCTGCCGCTCAGCATCATTCCCAACGACATCTCGTGGCGCCGCGGCTCCCTGGTCGCGGCGGGCGAGCAGGGCGTGGAAGTGATCGCCACCGGACCCCGCATGGAGCGCGGTGAGGTGCGCGCCCGGGGGCTGCGAGGTGTCGCGTCGGCCCTTCCGGACCCCTTGGCGAATCGCCTCTTCGTAGCGACCTCGACCGGACTCTTCGGGTTCGATCTCTCCGGGCCCCGGGTGGCGGGGGGCCTGCTCGCCGGCGGCGAGGTGAGCGCACTCGACGTCCGCGGCGACCGCGCCGCGATCGTGACCGACGGCGCGGTGCGCCTGGCGCAGCTCGCCAACGATTCGCTCTCCGCGCTCTCCGCGCCGCGGGGCTTCCAGAGCCGCGCGACGGACGTCGTCTGGGACCCGGATCGGCCGGTCGTGTGGGTGCTCACCGAGACGGCCCTGATCGCCCTCGCGGTCACCGACAGCGGCGTCGCCGATTCCCTCGGCGCGATGGCGATCCCGGGAACCGGGCGGCGGCTCGTGCTGCGCGGCGCCTGGGCGGCGGTCGCGGCGGGCGACGGTGGCGCCGTGACGGCCGACATCAGCGACCCACGCGCCCCTCGCCTCGCCGCGCAATGGAACGGCGCGCGCTTCGTCTACGACGTCGCGATGTCGTCGGGGGCGGTCTACGTCGCGGCCGGACCCGAAGGCCTGTACGTGCTGTCGCTGGCCCCCGACGGCGGGACCAGTGCCATCGGCCTCACCCGCGGCCTCGGCTTCGTCTCGGCCCTCGACTCCGACGGCGAACACATCATCCTGCTCGACCGGGCCGGCGGCGCGCTGCGCCGCATTCCCATCGCCAACTGACCGACATGCGCTTGCTGCTCGTCCCGCTCCTGCTGGTCGCGACGCTGCTCCAGCAGGACGACCTGATCGCCGCGCGCACCAAGGGCAGCCCCGCCGCGCCCGTCACCATCTACGAGATCTCGGACTTCCAGTGCCCGTACTGCGCCCAGTTCTGGCGCGAGACGTTGCCGGCGCTGGAGCGCGAGTACGTCGCGAGAGGCAAGGTCCGCTTCGTATTCGTGAACCTGCCGCTCCCGATGCACCGGAACGCCGTGCCCGCCGCCGAGCTGGCGATGTGCGCGGCGCGCCAGAACCGGTTCTGGGCCGTGCACGATCAGCTGTACCGGCACCAGGCACGGTGGGAAGGGTTGACCGAGCCGGGGAGTTTCTTCCTGGCCCTCGGCGATTCGGCCGGCGCGAACCGCGACTCCCTCGTGGTCTGCGTCCGCAGCGGCGCGACGCGGGACGTGGTCCGCTCGGATGCGGAAGGGGCATACCGGTCGGGGGCGCGCTCGACGCCGACCTTTTACATCGAGGGAGGATTGCTGGTCGGCGCTCAACCAATCGAGGTGTTCCGATCGGTACTGGATTCCATCATCAGGAGTAAGGAAAACAGGCGGCCGTAGAGTTGCAGAGTTGCAGAGTTGCAGCGGGTGACAGGCGAGTAGATGTCAGGGTTGCAGGCGTGGCGGTCCACTCAAACGTGCTTCTCCACCGCTCGGATCAGGCCGTAGAGGGTCTTGGCCGCTTCATCGCGTCGGGCCTCCAGCCGCGCGAAGGTACTCAGGTCGAGATACTCCACGTCGCGGGCGATCTCGAGAATGGCTTCAACCTCATCCAGCGACCCGCGGGCATTGATCAGGAACTTGCGGTAGTCGCGAGCGCCCTTGCGCCCTGACCCCTCCGCGATGTTAAGCGCGGCACCGTAGGCGGCGCGTCGCAGCTGGTCTGCCAGCGCGCCCTGGTCCTCGGGAGGGAATCTCCGCGCGGCGGCCACGCAGTCCACAGCCAGGGTCTTGGCATGCTGCCACGCCTTGAGGTTCCGGTGCGATGCCATGGGGAGCACGCTAATGCAGCAGGACGGATGCACCTAACCGAAACCACGGCACCTCGTATCATTCTGTCCCCTTGTCCCCTGTCCCGAGTTTCCTGTTCCCTGACTGTCTCCCGTCCCCTGTCTCCTGGGTGCCGCTGCAACTCTGCAACCCTGCAACTCTACCGCCCACTGCCCCCTGAAACCTGGAGGATCAACGACAGGCCGAGATCGTACAACGCGTGCGTCCACGCCGCGATCCCGAACCCCCTCGTCACGTAGAGCAGGCTGAAGACGAGGCCGGCCAGGGCGCGGAAGGTGAAGCTCGGAACGGTGAAAGTGTCGCCCAGCTCGCCGACGTAATGGAAGGCGGAGAAGACCAGCGCCGAGACGATCACCGCGCCCGCGGTCGAGAGCGCCTTCCCGGTCCCGAGCACGACACGCATGCCCCACAGCAGGGCGCCCACGAGGAGGACGCGGAAGACCAGCTCCTCGTAGATCCCGGCGCCGAGCGAGACCACCAGCTGAGTGGAGAGGCCGAGGCTTTCGAGACCGCCGGCCGACAGCCCGCGCGGGCCCCTCAGCACCACCGTGGTGAGCCCCCCAACGACGAACCCGAACAGCGTCGCGTAGACCGCGCTCTCGGCGAGCATGAGGCCGAAGATCCCCGGCTCGAGCGGCTCGGCGGCCCGGCGGCGGTCTCGCCAGACCAGCAGGCCGCCAGCCAGCAGCAGCGCCACCCCGAAGATCGCCAGCCCGTCGCGGCCGCCCAGGGCGAGGAAGAGGCTCTTGAGCAGCACATCCGCGCCGTTGCGCACGCCTTCGACGGCCGAGCCGGTGAGCAGCGCGGAGAGACCTTCGTAGAGGAGCAGCAGCGGCAGCGCGAAGAGGACGCTGTAGCGTGGCGCGCGCGACTTGGCGAGATAGTCTTTCGGCATGGCGATAGGTAACCTACTCGGCGTGCCCGGGTTCCTCTATCGCGCCGCCTGGTCCCTCGCGGGTCCGCTCGCCGCGCCCCTCGCCTGGGGCAACGGAAAACTGGCGCGCGCGATCCGTGGCCGTCGCGGGGCGTCGGCCCGGATGGTGGGGTGGGCCGCGGATGGCCGCGACCGGTCCCGGCCGCTGGTCTGGTTCCACGCCGCGTCCGTCGGCGAAGGGCGTCAGGCGGAAGCGGTCATCGTCCGGCTTCGGTCGGCGCGCCCCGAGTGGCAGGTGGCCTACACCTTCGGCTCCGCCTCCGCCGAGCGGTTCGCGGCCGGGCTCCCGGCCGACTTCCAAGGGTTCGTGCCCCTCGACACGGTAGGCGAGACGGGACGGGCGCTGGAGGCGCTAGAGCCCACGGCGCTGGTCTTCAGCGCGACCGACGTGTGGCCGGAGCTGGTGCGGCAGGCCGCGCGGCGGCAGGTCCGCGTGGCCCTGATTTCGGCGACGCTGGCTCCGACCTCGTCGCGGCGCGGCGCGCTGGCCCGCGCCTTCCTAGGCGGCGCGTACCGGGCACTCGACCGGGTCGGCGCCACCGACGAGGCCGACGCGCGCGCCCTCGCGGCGCTCGGAGTGGACGCGCGCCGCATCGTCGTCACCGGCGACACGCGTCACGACGCGGCCCACGCCCGCGCGGGGCGCGTGGATCGCCGGTCGCCCGCGCTCCGCGCTCTGACCGGTGGCGGAGACGGCTACCAGACCGTGGTTGCGGGCTCGACCTGGCCCGGCGACGAGCGTGCCCTCCTCTTCGCCCACGCCGAGGTGCGCGGAGCGCGCGGGCCCCGGCTCGTGATCGCGCCCCACGAGCCCACGCCGCGGCATCTGGCCGCCCTCGAGGACCGCATCGCGCACGCGGTCGGCGCGGACGCCGTCGTCCGGCGGCTCTCGGACCTGGAACGGGAAACGAACGGCGCGCCGTCTGACACGCCGTGGGAGATCTGTCTCGTCGATCGAGTCGGGGTGCTCGCCGATCTCTACGCGATCGCGGCGATCGCGTACGTGGGCGGTGGTTTCCATCGCGCCGGTCTGCACTCGGTCATCGAACCCGCCGCCCTCGGCGTGCCGGTGCTGTTCGGCCCGCACTGGGAGAGCAGCCGCGATGCGCGACTGCTCCTGGAAACCGGCGGGGGCTGGAGCGCGAAGAACCAGGCGCAGCTCGCCGCCGCGCTCGACCGCTGGCTCCACGACGAAACTGCCCGGGCCGACGCAGGAGCGGCGGCACGGGCAGTAGTCGAACAGGGGCTCGGTGCGGCCGAGCGCTCACTTCAGTTGGTCATCCACCTCGTCGAAACCCAAAACCCAAGACCCACGACCTAGCCGGTTGCTCTACCGCATCCCTCCGAGCCCGATGGAGGCGCCGACGCCCCAGAAGCTCACCGTCTCGTTACCGATCTTGCCGCTGTCGTACGCGGCCCGAACCGAGAGAACGCGGAAGATCGGCAGGTCGGCGCCGACAGCCCAGCGGAAGTTGCTGTCGCCGTCCGGGCAGGTACCCGCACAATCGGTGAAGCGGGTGAGGTTCATCCGCGGCGCGCCCCACAGGTTGAGACTCGCCAGACCGAGCGGGATGCGCAGGCCGACCGCCACACCGACCGGAATCGTCAGCACTTTGGGACCGGCGTACAGGGCGTTAAGCGAGTCCTGCACCACCTGCGGCAGGCCCGCTGGCAGGTTCCCGATCTCACGCGCGTTGACGTCCATGCTGCCGCCGCCGAAGACGGAGAGCGAAAGGTTGGACCGGCCGCCGCCCGCCACGCGAATCTGCGCCAGCACGCTGGCCGTGAAGTTCGAGTTCGGGTCGCACCCGGCCCCCGTGGATGTGTTACAGATAGCCGCGGCGTCGACGGTGCGCTGGAGCGCGCCCACGTTGGCACCTAAGCCGACGGGCCCGAGGGCGAACGTCACGCCGCCCTGGAGCACCGTCAGGTCTCCGAGGTTCGTCCCCTGGTCGGTCGGCTGGCCGATGTCGCCGTGGATGCGCAGACCGGTCGCGTACCGCGGGTTGGTGAAGAGCGGCATGCCGGGGATCTGTGCCATGAGCGACGCGCCCGCGCCGCCGGCCATGACCAAGGCCAGCAACGCCGTACCCGCACGCTTGATACCAGTCATCGAAACTCCTCCATCAAAACGTTTGGCCCCGCGACGAGCGAGATGGGAGACGGCACCCCGGGGCTTGGGGCGCTCGAAAATAGCGACAGGGCGGCCTTCGCGCACGGTGACCCCGGTCACTCGCGCCGGAAAGCCTCGCGCGACACCGGTTTCCGGGAATCCAGGTCACCAGGCGGACTATGGAGCGCCGCGCGTCACGACGCCGTCAAAGGTCACGGAGGTGGGGACGAAGAGCCCCACGGATAGCACGGTGACCAGCACGTCGGACCACCGCCGCCGCACGCGGATGCTCAGATTCTGCACCCCGGCGCCGCCCACCAGCTGGCCCGCCAGCGCGTTCTGGAGGTTGGGCACGCGGGCCGGGTAGGCCCCCCAGAAGAGGTGCAGGGCGCGCGTGGTCACGTGGAACGTGTCGCCCACCACGGCCTGTCCGGCGGCGGGTGACATCGAGGCGGGCACGCCGAGCGACCGCGCGTTGAAGTTCATGGCGCAGCCGGCGCAGCCGAGACCGATGGCGGCTGTCACGACTAATCGTCGCACGTTGGTCCGCAAGTGAGTTCGCACCGAGTCTGGGATCGAGGGAAAAAAAGGGCGGCGGCGCGCCGAGCGGCGCGCCCCCGGGATCGCCGCGTCCTACATCATCGGCACGCGGAAGTTGAAATGCGCGCCCACGCCGATGGTGGTGGCGGTGGGCTCCGTCGGGTCGATGTCCTTCGAGACCTTCAGCATGTCCACGGCCGCGTGGAACCCGAGCCCGAGGAGCAGGTTGAAGTTCGCGCCGACCGACAGGCCGAAGCTCGTAGCGTTGGTGGACGTGATGCCCGTCCCTGAGATCCGCGACAGCTGGACGCGGGGCGCGATCCACGGCTTGATCGGGAATAGCGGGGGGCTGATGAGGATTCCTACGCCGATCGGGATCTCCGTGTCCGTGACCCCGCCGACCTTGCTGATGCCGATGCCGACCTGGGGCGCGATGGAGAGCGGCAGGAGCCCGCCTCCGAGCACGCGGAACGAGAGCGTTCCTCCGTAGGTGGCGTAGTCCAGGCCGTTCAGCGTCCCGACGTCGCCCTCGTTGCGGTGCCCGTAGCTGGCCGTGAGCGAGAACGGGCCGTTGCTGAGTCCGCCGGTGAGCGCCCACGCCGTCCCGCCGCCGCCGTCGTCGTTCGGCCTGCCGACATTCGCTGCGACCGAGAAGCCGGTGCCACCGCCCGGATTGTAGTAGACAGGAATGCCTGCCACCTGGGCCGAGGCGGCTTCCGCCGCTAGAACCGCCGGCAGCACCAACGCCACCGCAACCTGACCGATTCGACGCATTGGATTCCTCCCGAAAGGGGTGCCGGGCCGCTCTGGCCTCAGGCGCGCCCAAAGATAGCACCATGAGGCCAAAAAGCACGTGGCCCGTCCGGACAAACTGGACGGGCCACGCGGTTCGGGACGGTGACGCGGCTCACGCCGCGCCATTCAGGCGGCTAATGCCAAGGCGAGAGACTGCGGCGCACCCCATCGAGCTAGGCGGCACTCGCCTTTTCGGCCACCACGCGGACCACGTTCTTCACCACCTGCACGAAGCCGCCGGCCACGCTGAACCGGCGCTCCTCGCCGCCCTGCCTGACGACCAGGGTCCCCTCGC from Gemmatimonadales bacterium includes these protein-coding regions:
- a CDS encoding glycosyltransferase N-terminal domain-containing protein — protein: MAIGNLLGVPGFLYRAAWSLAGPLAAPLAWGNGKLARAIRGRRGASARMVGWAADGRDRSRPLVWFHAASVGEGRQAEAVIVRLRSARPEWQVAYTFGSASAERFAAGLPADFQGFVPLDTVGETGRALEALEPTALVFSATDVWPELVRQAARRQVRVALISATLAPTSSRRGALARAFLGGAYRALDRVGATDEADARALAALGVDARRIVVTGDTRHDAAHARAGRVDRRSPALRALTGGGDGYQTVVAGSTWPGDERALLFAHAEVRGARGPRLVIAPHEPTPRHLAALEDRIAHAVGADAVVRRLSDLERETNGAPSDTPWEICLVDRVGVLADLYAIAAIAYVGGGFHRAGLHSVIEPAALGVPVLFGPHWESSRDARLLLETGGGWSAKNQAQLAAALDRWLHDETARADAGAAARAVVEQGLGAAERSLQLVIHLVETQNPRPTT
- a CDS encoding four helix bundle protein encodes the protein MASHRNLKAWQHAKTLAVDCVAAARRFPPEDQGALADQLRRAAYGAALNIAEGSGRKGARDYRKFLINARGSLDEVEAILEIARDVEYLDLSTFARLEARRDEAAKTLYGLIRAVEKHV
- a CDS encoding thioredoxin domain-containing protein yields the protein MRLLLVPLLLVATLLQQDDLIAARTKGSPAAPVTIYEISDFQCPYCAQFWRETLPALEREYVARGKVRFVFVNLPLPMHRNAVPAAELAMCAARQNRFWAVHDQLYRHQARWEGLTEPGSFFLALGDSAGANRDSLVVCVRSGATRDVVRSDAEGAYRSGARSTPTFYIEGGLLVGAQPIEVFRSVLDSIIRSKENRRP
- a CDS encoding carboxypeptidase-like regulatory domain-containing protein; this encodes MQQAWTRWLTRALLLAAFVLVPTLARAQTGKLTGVVTDAQSGQPVDGVQILIRGTGIGSLTDENGRYFILNLPVGEVTLIARRIGFQTVGRSNVQVVIDVTRTVDFQLTATAQILEEIPVTAAFAPLVEPGVTGSHTTLTSADIEALPVVGIGGVLQLQQGYFQVPENTD
- a CDS encoding GWxTD domain-containing protein — protein: MRRFPGLAEAHYLRGLLLARTAGSGIADLMRRRDAQRSLERALDLDPNNPRYLLELGRLKLKMPFLRLEATRFFRRAERAARARGDSSAQADIESELGDLFLRRADNAQHRRLLNGNLTFDPELALEEWQYAGNFITRQSTVVEQPAEADLRGAEGFYRAALAARPGHEGAASGLLAILHDASRFEEYLSAARAFERSAPSSARAQLALGLGLVRLERDAEAAPAFDSALALMTPTDRDAVLDLSTILRRADAEVYRRLSDADRREAERVYWSASDPLRLTPVNEHRVEHLARVAYADLRYTAPELHLRGWQTDRGVIYIRYGPPPVIATFAANTEGARPDQIGQVTTVWWYPERRLRFVFYGAPGYNVARFAGDFLAFAEDARYRAPVRFDNVPVAEALDSIPVQVARFRDSVGMASVIFFAGVPVARMLNGIDLARSTLETGLFLADGLERPLLERRQQEPVTLSADRQFEARTFELRLGPGEYRWRVEAREPSSRRAARGAAALEISAPPANGLDLSDVVLANRVAPRDEAARNRRDFFIDPNPAREYAPGQAVHLYWEVYGLRPDSAGSAAFTVSVTVRLQSIERHGLAARILGGAMDAAGLTAAGDDQVVLSYHREVDLHGRDRAPEYLAIGLDDNPEGGYSVEISVQDRHTSQRVVRSRGFTVRVGAAR
- a CDS encoding CPBP family intramembrane metalloprotease; amino-acid sequence: MPKDYLAKSRAPRYSVLFALPLLLLYEGLSALLTGSAVEGVRNGADVLLKSLFLALGGRDGLAIFGVALLLAGGLLVWRDRRRAAEPLEPGIFGLMLAESAVYATLFGFVVGGLTTVVLRGPRGLSAGGLESLGLSTQLVVSLGAGIYEELVFRVLLVGALLWGMRVVLGTGKALSTAGAVIVSALVFSAFHYVGELGDTFTVPSFTFRALAGLVFSLLYVTRGFGIAAWTHALYDLGLSLILQVSGGSGR